The Acinetobacter chinensis genomic sequence AACAGAGCATCATCAGCCCTTTAAAATAAATCCCTTGCAAAAAATCGCTGGATTGAAACAGACCGAACAGCGCTAAACTCAGATAGATGAAATCGCCCGTGATCAGCCCCAGCAACATCAGACAGCTTTGACGCCATCCACGACTGAGCGTACTGAACAGTAAAGCGGTCATGCCAGGCCCTGGAATGAATGCAGCAATACCGAGTGCCACTGCATACATAAAAAGTTGAGAAGCTGAGTCCATGAGAAATTACCGTAAATATTTTTACAGTATTGTTCAGTAAATCTCAGGGTGAAAATGGTCTGTTTTGATTGTATTTAAACAAATATAGGGTATATATTTTCTTTATTATTTAATAAAAAGGTTAAAACAACCCTTATGCAGACGGATAAAACAGATGCGAAAATTCTGGAGATATTACAGAAAGATTCGCGCAGTACCACACAGGAGATTGCCGATCAGATCGGAATGTCTGCATCGCCGTGCTGGCGTCGGATTAAGCGACTTGAAGATGAAAAGCTGATTCGGGGATATGGCGCTCACCTGGATCGTAAAAAAATTGGTCTGGGCGTGATGGTGTTTATCCGGGTGTCCATAGACAGTCACAGTGAAGCTGAAGCACGAAAATTTGAAGAAAAAGTGGCGGAGCTGGATTTTGTGGTGGCATGTTACAGCATTGGAGGAGATGCAGACTTTTTACTTCAGGTG encodes the following:
- a CDS encoding Lrp/AsnC family transcriptional regulator, whose translation is MQTDKTDAKILEILQKDSRSTTQEIADQIGMSASPCWRRIKRLEDEKLIRGYGAHLDRKKIGLGVMVFIRVSIDSHSEAEARKFEEKVAELDFVVACYSIGGDADFLLQVVSPSLDTYADFSMSVIRRLPGIKEMQSMFVLKEIKAFTSFPVSATA